One genomic window of Mercenaria mercenaria strain notata chromosome 2, MADL_Memer_1, whole genome shotgun sequence includes the following:
- the LOC123563640 gene encoding tubulin polymerization-promoting protein family member 3-like isoform X1: MASAGDDLVAKFQEFCTLAGSKDKTTMTSKASGKLVADCFDKGYKKYDVKSICDASVFPALKEKGKPHMVVNKGNVDKYISKTAHEIAKRKTKNTKIAADDPEVATIKDDLCSCISGGGPNVKVVKQSATGNVGGLTDASQYTGAHKERFGADGKGKGIEGRADIADNSGYVGNYKGEGSYGKK, from the exons ATGGCTTCCGCCGGAGATGACCTAGTTGCAAAATTCCAAGAGTTCTGTACCTTGGCAGGATCCAAGGACAAGACAACGATGACATCCAAGGCCAGTGGGAAACTGGTCGCCGACTGTTTCGATAAAGGATACAAGAAATATGACGTCAAGTCCATCTGTGATGCCAGCGTGTTCCCCGCTTTGAAAGAGAAAGGAAAACC ACACATGGTAGTTAACAAAGGTAACGTGGATAAGTATATATCAAAGACAGCACACGAAATTGCCAAGAGGAAAACAAAGAATACGAAGATTGCTGCCGACGACCCGGAAGTTGCAACCATCAAAGATGATCTATGTAGTTGTATATCTGGCGGTGGACCAAATGTGAAAGTTGTT AAACAATCCGCTACTGGAAATGTAGGCGGTCTGACAGATGCCTCTCAGTATACTGGTGCACACAAGGAACGATTTGGCGCTGACGGTAAGGGCAAGGGTATTGAAGGCCGGGCTGATATTGCCGATAACTCTGGGTACGTCGGCAATTACAAAGGTGAAGGATCATACGGCAAAAAGTAA